Genomic segment of Notolabrus celidotus isolate fNotCel1 chromosome 1, fNotCel1.pri, whole genome shotgun sequence:
NNNNNNNNNNNNNNNNNNNNNNNNNNNNNNNNNNNNNNNNNNNNNNNNNNNNNNNNNNNNNNNNNNNNNNNNNNNNNNNNNNNNNNNNNNNNNNNNNNNNNNNNNNNNNNNNNNNNNNNNNNNNNNNNNNNNNNNNNNNNNNNNNNNNNNNNNNNNNNNNNNNNNNNNNNNNNNNNNNNNNNNNNNNNNNNNNNNNNNNNNNNNNNNNNNNNNNNNNNNNNNNNNNNNNNNNNNNNNNNNNNNNNNNNNNNNNNNNNNNNNNNNNNNNNNNNNNNNNNNNNNNNNNNNNNNNNNNNNNNNNNNNNNNNNNNNNNNNNNNNNNNNNNNNNNNNNNNNNNNNNNNNNNNNNNNNNNNNNNNNNNNNNNNNNNNNNNNNNNNNNNNNNNNNNNNNNNNNNNNNNNNNNNNNNNNNNNNNNNNNNNNNNNNNNNNNNNNNNNNNNNNNNNNNNNNNNNNNNNNNNNNNNNNNNNNNNNNNNNNNNNNNNNNNNNNNNNNNNNNNNNNNNNNNNNNNNNNNNNNNNNNNNNNNNNNNNNNNNNNNNNNNNNNNNNNNNNNNNNNNNNNNNNNNNNNNNNNNNNNNNNNNNNNNNNNNNNNNNNNNNNNNNNNNNNNNNNNNNNNNNNNNNNNNNNNNNNNNNNNNNNNNNNNNNNNNNNNNNNNNNNNNNNNNNNNNNNNNNNNNNNNNNNNNNNNNNNNNNNNNNNNNNNNNNNNNNNNNNNNNNNNNNNNNNNNNNNNNNNNNNNNNNNNNNNNNNNNNNNNNNNNNNNNNNNNNNNNNNNNNNNNNNNNNNNNNNNNNNNNNNNNNNNNNNNNNNNNNNNNNNNNNNNNNNNNNNNNNNNNNNNNNNNNNNNNNNNNNNNNNNNNNNNNNNNNNNNNNNNNNNNNNNNNNNNNNNNNNNNNNNNNNNNNNNNNNNNNNNNNNNNNNNNNNNNNNNNNNNNNNNNNNNNNNNNNNNNNNNNNNNNNNNNNNNNNNNNNNNNNNNNNNNNNNNNNNNNNNNNNNNNNNNNNNNNNNNNNNNNNNNNNNNNNNNNNNNNNNNNNNNNNNNNNNNNNNNNNNNNNNNNNNNNNNNNNNNNNNNNNNNNNNNNNNNNNNNNNNNNNNNNNNNNNNNNNNNNNNNNNNNNNNNNNNNNNNNNNNNNNNNNNNNNNNNNNNNNNNNNNNNNNNNNNNNNNNNNNNNNNNNNNNNNNNNNNNNNNNNNNNNNNNNNNNNNNNNNNNNNNNNNNNNNNNNNNNNNNNNNNNNNNNNNNNNNNNNNNNNNNNNNNNNNNNNNNNNNNNNNNNNNNNNNNNNNNNNNNNNNNNNNNNNNNNNNNNNNNNNNNNNNNNNNNNNNNNNNNNNNNNNNNNNNNNNNNNNNNNNNNNNNNNNNNNNNNNNNNNNNNNNNNNNNNNNNNNNNNNNNNNNNNNNNNNNNNNNNNNNNNNNNNNNNNNNNNNNNNNNNNNNNNNNNNNNNNNNNNNNNNNNNNNNNNNNNNNNNNNNNNNNNNNNNNNNNNNNNNNNNNNNNNNNNNNNNNNNNNNNNNNNNNNNNNNNNNNNNNNNNNNNNNNNNNNNNNNNNNNNNNNNNNNNNNNNNNNNNNNNNNNNNNNNNNNNNNNNNNNNNNNNNNNNNNNNNNNNNNNNNNNNNNNNNNNNNNNNNNNNNNNNNNNNNNNNNNNNNNNNNNNNNNNNNNNNNNNNNNNNNNNNNNNNNNNNNNNNNNNNNNNNNNNNNNNNNNNNNNNNNNNNNNNNNNNNNNNNNNNNNNNNNNNNNNNNNNNNNNNNNNNNNNNNNNNNNNNNNNNNNNNNNNNNNNNNNNNNNNNNNNNNNNNNNNNNNNNNNNNNNNNNNNNNNNNNNNNNNNNNNNNNNNNNNNNNNNNNNNNNNNNNNNNNNNNNNNNNNNNNNNNNNNNNNNNNNNNNNNCATGTTACATATCAGTCAGTCAGAAAAGCTGAAATACAAAACCTGGGGTTGTATTTGCCGAAGCTAAATGAGTATCTATTGCTTTGAACTGCTTCATGTCTTTCTGAATAAGATGTAATCTCAGTGCTTGCACTTTTGTCAGGGTTTAACAGATCAACCTCTCTTGCGATTTTGATTATGTGCTTACATTGTATCTTTAACTGATCAAATGTATCCGTCCTTTCTCCAGGGTTTTCATGTGAATGACAAGGTGCTTGCCAGCTGGTCTGACTGCCGTTTCTACCCCGCTAAAGTTATTTCTGTCAATAAAGATGGTGGGTATTTAGAAACTCAGGTGTTTCATTTAAGTACTAGCTTTGACTTGAGCTATCTCAGAATGTTCAGGTACAGAGTTGATATGTTGATTTTATGTTGTATATTTCAGTCACGTTGTAATGAATATGAATCAAAGTCTAGGTTGTGTTTTGGAAAGGAAACTGGGATCATGTATGACATTTGATAACAGCCAAATGGCTTTCCATGCCACTGGCGGGGCAAAGAGAAGTAGACAGATGCACAGAGACAACTGTAAATATGGGGAATCTctcaaaacaagaacaaaagaaaaaatcaagaACCAGCTTTCCTCTCTCTGAATTCCCTGCTCAGGCATATTTTCAGATCAAATTGTCATTATCACTTGATGCTTTTACCGTTGTGTAAATATTGTATATTGACTTCAATAAAAGAGCTCTCCCTCATTCCCCTCAGCATCCTACACTGTCAAGTTCTATGATGGAGTTGTCCAGACAGTAAAAGGGATACACGTGAAGCCTTTTATTAAAGAGGTAACAGACTTGTGTCTTGTGTACTCTGTTGCATTGTCTCTATGTATTCTTGATCCTTCATCAATCATGTCTTACGACGccattttcttctcctctcctaaTGCCCTCTTGTCCTGTCGACAAACAGAGAggtggtgttggtggaggaAAGTCTCGGTCATCTGAAAGGAACATGGTCAGGAGGGCTCCAAATCGCAGAGACAGGAGGCCTCAGGAGAACGGAGGACCCAAGAACAAGCGAGCCAGACGCAGCACCTCtgaccaggaggaggagagcaacaGTGAGGACGAGGAGCGAGAAGAAAGGGTAGTAAATGAGAAGAACGAGAAGACAAATGGTGAGGTAGAGGCTGCAACGACTatcaaacaagaagaagaaatgtcgCAGCAGGTAGATGAGGACAAGCCCAGGGATCTACAGATGAAGACAGGACTCACAAACGGGGTGAAGGTTGAAGAAGACTctgaacaaaacaaggaaagCTGCCACCTCAATgaagaggtgaaggaggaggaggaggagatggaaacAGAAGGAAGTGAAACAAAGCCATATACAGATTTGCCTAAGCCATACAAAGAGTTGCATACTCAGTTGCCAGCACAGCCAGAGCAGGTGTCTGTCACTATGACAACCACTGAATCTAATGGAACAGTGGAGCAGAAGCCAAACGTCCAACCAGAAAGCTCACAGGCTTCAGCAGATGTGCCACCTCCCCAGCCTGTGAAACGTAAGTGTTAATGACTCGAATTGCTCTGCAGCGTTGTGAAGAAATATAGCAGTGTATAGAATCTGACTACCTCAAGACTGAAACtgtctttcttctgtctttgaTAGCGGTGAGGAAACAGGGTTTCCACAACCCCAACAGATTCAGCAGAGAACCACGTGAGCGCATATGAAAGCTCAATTGAACAACTACAGGCATCACTTGCATTGTTTGATGTTCTTCCTTTTGACGAGTCCTATATGTTCTTCCTTGTTTCAGTGTACAGAGTGATCAAAAACCAACCTCCCCCCGTCCTGTCCATCAACCTCGACCACAACCCGTTTAAGTGCAGCGCTCCTGGCTGCCCTAAGTCATTCCGTAAGGCCAAGCTGCTGCACTACCACATGAAATACTATCACGGCGAGGAGCAGCCTCTAGAGGGAGAGCGGAGCCCCACCAGGAGCATACAAACCAGGGCCTCTGACAAACAGGTCGGCGGCACTGGTATGGAGGGCCCCAGAAGAAGGCGGACCATCTCTGCTTCTATGCGTGAGTTTCTCTTTAGTTTCACTTCCCCCCCCCCAAATGACATAACAGGACTTAAGGATCAAATTCAGCTGCTACTTCTGCAAAGCTCAAACCAAATACGCGTTGTGCAACAATACAGTTAGGAAATTAAATCACATACTTATGCCAGAAATCAAGTACTTGCTGCAATGTACATGTCACACCCTGAGCCTCGCCACGGTATCTGAAATTTTAACTTATATTTACTCATCTCTGATTTTTCCCAGACTCTGTTGGAGCTGGCACAGCCCCCCGTGGCGAGGTGAAGACTGCCGGCAGACGCACATCAGCCCCACCTGTCGTCAACACTCAGGGTCATCAGCAGAGGGCACTGCTGAGGGAGAAGAGCAAGGAGAACCAGCTGGACAGGAACGGATGTCATCAGCAGGACAAGGACTCAGGCAGGAGTGGTTTTGACATTGGTGAGTGTCAGGCAGTACTGAGGGTTTTTTTTGATAAGCATGGAGATTACCTAATTCACTCATTAAATGCAACCCATGTCCCTCAACTATTCACAGggtcattaaaagacaaactgaaagagaaaccaaaacagaagGACTTCCTCCGCATTaaactaaagaagaagaagaagaaaagaaagccaAGTCTGGTAAGAAGGGGCTCTGTCTTCTGCTCCCCCCTCCTGCATATCTGCTGCTTTGCATGTGCACTTACTGTGACATAGTGAAAATGACTAGCCTGCAAAGCATTAAATACTCCATTCACTCCTCTTGGTGTGGTGGCTAAGCCTTTGTGTGTGGGAGAAGTGTCACATCTGTCACTGCGTTATGTCGATCAAAGGCAATGCTCATCTCTTGAACATCATAGCCTGCATATTCTCTCACATAGCACGAGTCAGACGGCGCTGGAGATCAAAAGCCAGGTTTTATTTTAGCAGTCAAAACACAAATCACCTAATGTACTGGTTGCATTTACATGTCTGTATATTATGTTTGGTTTGGGCAAATGTATAGCTGAACCTTCCATATTTGTTAACACTAAAAGGCCTGAAATACAGGCCAGTACGAATTGATCAAATTGATTTCCCTGCCTGTTCTTGAGTCTATTATTTGTCCAAGTTTGTTTGtgccagttttatttttttcacccCCTGATGGGCATTTGTTTAGCATTTTTCAAAGTTGACATTTTGTTCTACATCTGCTTCCCCCCCCTTCCCTGTATTACCAGACTACACAGGTAGTGAGGAGAATATTGACATCTCAGTATTGGGTCTTCAGTCCAAATTGAATTTGCCAATCAAATCCCCCCCCTCACACTATCACAAGCCTGATGCCTACCCCTGCAGGCCAGGATACAGCTACTCAGAGCAGATACATGTGGATGGTGGGTatttttgtgcctgtgtgtgacAGCTTAGGTGTGTGACTGTATGTGGTTTACTCTTCTCTTCATTTCTATTCTTTCTGGATTCAATCCGTCATGctttttgtttagtttgagCTACATCAGACCTGGTACCTGTACTATGAAGCAAGATTTTGGGTTAGTGGGTGTACTTAAGGTGTTACTCTGGGTTTTCAGGGTTACCTCACTTTTTTACTTTGTACAGAGATACAAAATAtaccgtgttccaaattattatgcaagttgcatttttatgaatattttaaaaactatgtcaacagtcgttttcaaatttgtcaagaagtcagggagtgaatatatttcttcaactgtgtggtaaaaatgatgcttttcaaagtaagttggctgtatttttaaataaatgtagaatctgcagaaatgagcttgccaaattattatgcaagttggtgataagagcatataacttgtgaaaaattAAAACTAAGCACCATTTTAACGTTCTATTgattaaaaattataatatttactataactgtattcaaacttcaacaaaaacaacagttttctttacatttgtatacaaaataaaactgttaatgtctttaaaacatttcaaatctaaagtgtttctcaaatgtccaatataacctccttttctttcagtgagggtcagaggtcacaggtaaacgatttagtgaggtttctgatgacttctctgctgacactgtgtgtACAAAgataccttgtatggctttcagaagatgctcttttgagctgtatttcttgccataaCTGTAAAtgatctcctttattattgaccacacgTTGTCAATCGGGTTGAGAtcgggtgagcaggcaggccagttcatgtgGTGATCCTCTTTTgacttttcctccatggaggaaaagacattcagctaagtgaaaaagatgctagtgttcatgcatgagcacaatgcaccgtcacatgcctcacattattcccaggacaggatgacatctcagggctttaaagaggatcgcctcatgaactggcctgcctgctcgcccgatctcaacccgactgagaaattgtggtcaataataaggagataatttacagtaatggcaagaaatacagctcaaaagagcctctttggaaagccatacaatgTGCAgcacacagtgtcagcagagaagtcatcagaaacctcactaaatcagtttaccagtgacctctgaccctcactgaaagaaaggaggttatattgacatttgagaaacactttgaatttgaaatattttaaagacattaacagttttattttgtatacaaatgtaaagaaaactgttgtttttgttgaagtttgaatacagttgtagtaaatattattattttcaatcaacagaatgtttaaaatggtgcctaggttttaattttcacaagttatatgctcttatcaccaacttgcataatgaTTTGGCAcattcatttctgcagattctacaattatttaaaaatacagccggggaaagcataattttaaccacacagttgaagaaatatattcactatctgattTCCTAACAAATTTTGAAAaagactgttaacatagttttcaaaatattcccaaaaatgcaacttgcataataatttggaacacggtgaAGTGACAACATCTACATACCTGCTCCAGAGCCAATAAGATAAACAGAGCAGTGTACAAAATATAATGATGGATACAGATAGCCCTGCACATTTACTACTTTCATGATAAGAAACTGTGTAGGAGTCTGCTTGGAAATCTCATAGGAAACTGTACTACTTATCTTATGTATATATCTTAcaactattttatttaataccTTAATGTAGTCAGATATAGCCTTGCTCTTAGTTAAATAAGCAGCTGTCCAGCCCAGTTTTGTAACTCTTCCCCTTTTAAGTTAGCTCAGGAGACTCTGGTTGACTTTACTAAGTTGATAACCATAAAACAGTAATCTCTCTGTTAGCCTTGCTTTGTGGTACAACATCGAACATGTAGAATTAAACTGAGTGCTGTCACAAAGACAAAGGTAGTTTAAGCATTGGTTGATTGAATCCAGAGCTTTTGTCTGCTTCCATGGCTTGCTTCATTGTATTCTCAAAACCATTCCTTTGAACTTACATAGTCTGACACACTTAGCAAAGAGTATTAACAGAGCTAGAAGTTTTAGTAATTACTTAGTCTGAATCTCCCAAGGAACAGCTAGATCCTGACGAGATGTAGCATAAAGAAAACATGAGTTCTATTTATCCCTGTTCCTGTAGATGATGATAGCATCAGCGACTGGTCCACTGACAGCTGTGGGTGGAGTGACGATGACTTCGGGGTTGATTTGGACATCACCACGCCTCCCTTGAGTATCGACTCAGGGGCTGTAGACACAAGTGACCAAGAGATTGTTCGATGTATCTGTGAGGTGGAGGAAGAAAATGACTTCATGATTCAGGTGAGCTGGTTCTTTTTATAATGACTGTAGTAggtcttttttttcatgttacaCTCACAACAAAAcctatatttataataatcctcCTTCCCACAGTGTGAAGACTGTTTGTGTTGGCAACATGGCACCTGCATGGGCCTGCTAGAGGACAACGTACCAGACAAATACACCTGCTATATCTGCAGAGACCCACCAGGTGAGGATGAATCACCAACACATATCTGTAATTTACTCACAGTCATCATTTAGTTTGTTGACATCAAATAACTCGTGTTTTTCTGCTTATTGTTCGTTTGAAAATTGGCCTCGAGTGAATAGTGGGACAATAGAGCTTTCTTAAATAACTATTTAACATTGCATTACATCATGATGCTGTTTTATTGCCTTTTTGATAATAACAGAATGAGCAGGAACTATTGTACTGTGGCCTAAACACTGCTGGTCATATTTAGCCTTTGCAGGGCGACAGCTAAATGAAACTGGCCTTTAATTGTGTCCACACTGTTTGTAGAAAATGAACACGGTGTGATTCTGCAGTAGTTGTTTGTAGCTAAAGGAGAAAGCTCTACAAAACAGCACTGGGACTGTGTCTTGTTGTGGGTTAGACCTGCCTGACTCAACATGTGAAGCACATAGCGCGCACCATGCTGTAcagctgtgttttcttctgtgctGTCTGGTGTTGTGTTCACATTGCCTTTGCATGTGGACTCCCCAATTTTTAACCAATACGATCTTGCCGTCCTTTAATCCAAAAGTGGTAGACCATAATCTTGCAAACCTCACAGCCAACAAACACATATCtctaccaagcagcaacctccggccccagaattgaagccaatgcggaagtgataaaaactgcagtatctggagtgtccgcttgaggctagctctggaagtaacggaaaccacatacacatccattcaaaaaagacgatctttacagcagaaataagcatgtttacagcctagtacaaaagacaagtgtagtctggacagctTATTTCTCAATCGACAcgcactgtacggggggtgaatttttcataacactgcaattccgaagatattgagattacaagttttccattatgagacgcacagctgacttgactgacaagaacactgtagctgttgggtaggaggctcaaagcgcgcctctttacctcacactagcttgacagcagttatgttgagttcagcacgtccaatatggcccccgccgacgattggcttcaaaacagcgcttcagaaacagatgggtgacatcacggatactacgttcattatttacacagtccaTGATCTATAATGGTTATTTGTTTGGTAACATGTTATTGCAAATTGGTTATCATTCCAGGTCAGAGGCAGAGTCTGCGTTACTGGTATGATCGTGAGTGGTTGAGCAATGGTCACATGTACGGCCTGTCCTTCCTGGATGAGAACTACTCCCACCAAAACGCAAGAAAATTACCACCACCCACCAGTTGCTGGGAGACGTGCACCACGTGGTGGAGATCCTCAATGGGCTGCAGCTCAAGATGAGCGTCCTACAGTGAGTCCAAAGAGATTGCATGAAGTGACTGCAGACTGATGTACTGTACTGAAATGTGGATCATGATGGAacaattgttttaattgttcaTATAAATCAAGACAGCTGAGttttaattagatttttgtgCTTGCTCTTCAGAAGCAATACTCACCCTGACCTGCAGCTGTGGAGGCAGCCATGGAAGCACTTGGAGAGGTCCCGGATCAGCTCTGACTCATGTCGTGGCAGTGACGCAGTTCCGTCTCCCGTGACTCCTGACGAGGACATGAGCCGAGGCGAAATTCTGATGTCTAATGCTCTGGAGAAGCTTAGCAAGGCTGCTACAGCGGCTTCCTCCTCGTCATCCTGCTCTTCTTCCCCCTTCCCATCCTTCCAGGACTCGTACATTACCAGTGAACATTGCTACCAGAAACCACGAGCATATTACCCTGCTGTGGAGCAGAGGCTGGTGGTGGAGACCAGACAGGGCTCAGAGCTTGAGGATAGCATGAGAAGTACAGAGGAACTTTTGGAGCGGGAGCAGCGCTATGGAAGCCTGCTGGAGACAGACAAGCCCAAATCAGCCGGGACGTGTAACAAGGTGAGGCTTCATTCCACAAAAGACtgggatgtttttgtttgtttttacattgtaCTTTCATGTTTGAATGAAAAGGGAAATGCTTTCAGTGCAAATATGTGACAGAGCATTCCTGCTCAGGTGCACACTCTGACATCAAGCTATGACTTCAAAGTATGTTCTATACCTGAACTCGGTGCATCTATCggcaaaatgtaaataaaattgtACCATAAACTTTTGACCTCAATTAGATAACAGAACCTGGCTAATAatctataaaaaataaaatctttggCTCAAACTAAGACCAAAAATATGGTTCTCTACCTGCGTCTCGTCCAGTGGAATTGCCTGGATTAAATACGACTCAGTTGTTCTGTTCGACCATGGATCAGTAGTAGTTTCAAAGCACTCCACAGCTGTGATATTCAtatctttttctcattttgcaCACAGTGCAGGTCGTGCCAAGTTGGAGAAATAATTTTGTGACAGGATGGCATATCTTCTGTTCAATGTGTTCACAAATTTCCTGGAGCCCTCATTACTCACAGTTTATGGGACACACATCTTTGGCCAACAGTGTAATTGCAGCGGTAATTGAAGTCTGACTCAGGGAGTCGGGTGGATTGTGAACTGCTGTTATGGAAATGACTTGATACtggatgtggggagtagtgacgTTATCCATCTTGGCCTTCACACACTCATCAGACTGCACTTAGTGGTTGAAATAGGtagttgtgtttctttgtggtgCAGACACAGATTTTATGACCTTTGCATTTGCATCAACTTACACTAAACCCCTGAAGCACTTGACTTGAGTTTTCTTAAGATGGAGCACACATTGTAAACATCAGATCCCTGTGTTCCacgtttcttttatttgttgaaCGGGTAAACTGTGGTTACATTTAATACTTGATTCCCCTGCATGCAACTACAACAAGTcacttgtttgtttaatttttggaGTATCTGTGAAGGAACATGACAAAGTCTGCATTACTGGTATTAGTACACCAGAAATTGAGGGTGGACATGTGACCTAATTATTTTGGGGATTGAAACTCAAACACTGAAAGACATTTGTTTGATAACTATAAATGTAAACCTTTATCACAACATTGCCATATTTTCATCATTGAGCTCTGATGTTTCACTGCATAGTATATCATTAACTCAAACTTATATTATTTGAGCAAAAGTTGCAACCACGATTATATTTTCTGCATCCGAAACCTGATGCCTTGTCAGCAGGAACAATCTCAGTGGTATGTAAATTgctaaaacaacattaaatctGAGGTGCTCAGATGAGTTGAAGTTTTAGCCTAGTTATGTTTGAACATTGGTCACGGTGTAACTATTTTGGTTGTTTATCTCTTATGAGAAGGAATAATGTGCATTCATTTCTTAAGAAGCTTTTGTAGATTGAGGTCTAACACTGtttcaaatgaaaatgttgtCTGATCATTTGAACCTAAATGTCTCCAGGCTTTGATGAGTGGCTCTTGGTCCCAGGCTGACACAAGGGAAGATAGTGGAAGAGATCCCGGAGAGGCTGCAGACAATAGCAAGCAGCATAATCAAAGGCAGATCAACCTGCTGGATCACATAGATGCAGTCCAGGATGAGGTCTCACACAGGATGGACTTCATTGAGAGGGAGCTGGATGGTAAGACCTGTAGTGGCATTTGCTTAATAAACTAACttggaaggtttttttttttaccccaaatGATCCAAAGGTTTTTTAAAGAGGTAATGATGCCTGCCTAAATCATTCATACATCTAAAAGAGCAAACTCGTGTTAGCAGTCAACTCTGTCACTTTAGGACTATATGAAGTTTCTGTCCAACAATGTTTAACTAGATGAGGTCACACAGCTCTGGCTTGTGAGTATGGGTGATATTTGAATGAAGGGTTACTATTAAAGCTACGGAGGATGTTAGCCGTAGCTGAGTCTTACTTTGATGGGTCTCTTGCCTTTCCTCCTGAAGACAGTAAGTACATGGTTGCAAAGTGAAATGTTATTATACCTACATTTACATTGACGTAGTAAAGGCTTTAATCAGGTTTCGTATGTTGTTATTTCTGTTAAACGTTCCTGAATAATCTTAATATTGAGGATGCATGATACCTGGACTTTCCCAGGTGGGGTGTGGTTATGAAGAAAGTGAAAAGGGtaacaaaaaacactgtcataGCCTCACCTCTggttctcctcctgctcttcctcctcagtgCTGGAGAGCTGGCTGGACTACACAGGGGAGCTGGAACCTCCTGAGCCCCTGGCCCGTCTGCCTCAGCTTAAACACCGCATGAAACGGCTGTTGACACAGCTGGGGAAGGTGCAGCAGATCTCTCTGTACAGCTCCACATGAGGGCGCCagagaacagcagcagcagcctcagtcCCATGCAGCTGCATCATGAGTGCAGCGGAGGAAGGGAAGCTCACTGGATTCTGGCTGCAAATATAACTCAGATCGTTCAGTATGTTCCCTCTGGCCTGACATCAGCTgctgtttctccttttttttaaaggttgtgTGTGGGTGAATCCAATGCTGCTGCCAGAAAGTTTCATGTATGACATTTATATGGAGACTAATGGAAGGTCAGCATTTTAAATCaggataaaacacaaaaagtaacCTCTTAATCGCAGGAGAAAATCCTTAGGACCAGATTACACTTCTATGGTTCCCATGCAACTTTAACCTTATGAATG
This window contains:
- the phf20a gene encoding LOW QUALITY PROTEIN: PHD finger protein 20 (The sequence of the model RefSeq protein was modified relative to this genomic sequence to represent the inferred CDS: inserted 1 base in 1 codon), with amino-acid sequence MYPSFLQGFHVNDKVLASWSDCRFYPAKVISVNKDASYTVKFYDGVVQTVKGIHVKPFIKERGGVGGGKSRSSERNMVRRAPNRRDRRPQENGGPKNKRARRSTSDQEEESNSEDEEREERVVNEKNEKTNGEVEAATTIKQEEEMSQQVDEDKPRDLQMKTGLTNGVKVEEDSEQNKESCHLNEEVKEEEEEMETEGSETKPYTDLPKPYKELHTQLPAQPEQVSVTMTTTESNGTVEQKPNVQPESSQASADVPPPQPVKPVRKQGFHNPNRFSREPLYRVIKNQPPPVLSINLDHNPFKCSAPGCPKSFRKAKLLHYHMKYYHGEEQPLEGERSPTRSIQTRASDKQVGGTGMEGPRRRRTISASMHSVGAGTAPRGEVKTAGRRTSAPPVVNTQGHQQRALLREKSKENQLDRNGCHQQDKDSGRSGFDIGSLKDKLKEKPKQKDFLRIKLKKKKKKRKPSLVRRDYTGSEENIDISVLGLQSKLNLPIKSPPSHYHKPDAYPCRPGYSYSEQIHVDDDDSISDWSTDSCGWSDDDFGVDLDITTPPLSIDSGAVDTSDQEIVRCICEVEEENDFMIQCEDCLCWQHGTCMGLLEDNVPDKYTCYICRDPPGQRQSLRYWYDREWLSNGHMYGLSFLDENYSHQNXKKITTTHQLLGDVHHVVEILNGLQLKMSVLQSNTHPDLQLWRQPWKHLERSRISSDSCRGSDAVPSPVTPDEDMSRGEILMSNALEKLSKAATAASSSSSCSSSPFPSFQDSYITSEHCYQKPRAYYPAVEQRLVVETRQGSELEDSMRSTEELLEREQRYGSLLETDKPKSAGTCNKALMSGSWSQADTREDSGRDPGEAADNSKQHNQRQINLLDHIDAVQDEVSHRMDFIERELDVLESWLDYTGELEPPEPLARLPQLKHRMKRLLTQLGKVQQISLYSST